One window of the Triticum dicoccoides isolate Atlit2015 ecotype Zavitan chromosome 3B, WEW_v2.0, whole genome shotgun sequence genome contains the following:
- the LOC119280914 gene encoding uncharacterized protein LOC119280914 codes for MSDTNATSASQEENVLKRKSDDVGWEYGSLADASNKDKVKYMFYNHVSTGGVYRHKQHVAHIGNVVVKCKKSSQEAKDRCKKSLEDASNKRREKTAREQELRQSVNISRVGDEEAAHIGSTEPHKLGPIDKWAQPIDPKLTQAEALHQQKINKEFWKKRTHEVQQYVARWVYNHAIPFNACDNDDFKLMCEAIGRFGPGFEPPSKHDLRETLLSEEHARVKSLLQERDAEKMKNGCSIMTDAWSDRKRRSIMNLCTNNADGSSFISSSEMSAVSTQVKSSSN; via the exons ATGTCCGACACAAATGCAACATCGGCATCGCAGGAAGAGAATGTCCTTAAGAGAAAGTCAGATGATGTGGGATGGGAGTACGGGAGTCTAGCTGATGCTTCCAACAAGGATAAAGTGAAGTATATGTTCTATAACCATGTGAGCACGGGAGGTGTTTATCGTCACAAGCAGCATGTGGCTCATATTGGTAATGTTGTGGTCAAATGCAAGAAAAGCTCTCAGGAAGCTAAAGACAGGTGCAAGAAATCTCTTGAGGATGCATCTAATAAGAGGAGGGAAAAGACTGCCCGTGAGCAAGAGCTTAGACAAAGTGTGAACATTTCTCGCGTTGGAGATGAAGAAGCTGCTCATATCGGAAGCACAGAGCCACACAAATTAGGTCCTATTGACAAGTGGGCACAGCCTATTGATCCTAAATTGACTCAAGCTGAAGCCTTGCATCAACAGAAGATAAACAAGGAATTTTGGAAAAAGAGAACACATGAAGTGCAACAGTATGTGGCTAGATGGGTGTACAATCATG CTATACCATTCAATGCTTGTGACAACGATGATTTCAAGTTAATGTGTGAAGCCATTGGGAGGTTTGGTCCTGGATTTGAGCCGCCATCTAAACATGACCTTCGAGAGACTTTGCTGAGTGAGGAACATGCAAGAGTGAAGAGTTTGCTGCAAGAACGTGATGCTGAAAAGATGAAGAATGGCTGCTCCATTATGACTGATGCTTGGTCAGATAGGAAGAGGAGAAGCATAATGAACTTGTGCACAAACAATGCTGATGGTTCTAGTTTTATAAGTTCGAGTGAGATGTCGGCTGTATCGACACAAGTGAAGTCATCTTCCAATTAG